Proteins found in one Miscanthus floridulus cultivar M001 chromosome 4, ASM1932011v1, whole genome shotgun sequence genomic segment:
- the LOC136552194 gene encoding E3 ubiquitin ligase BIG BROTHER-related-like: protein MEGSKGSGGGGDGAGPEKPSADSNPSLNPPPPTAAAVEATDDGGAAAAAAAAAEAARRPFTALSQEEADLALARVLQEQERAYMLLRMNGAGGEGSDYGSSDAGSYEYDEEGEEDYEEELEHHLRVHGHPSVDGVGEGEGEGEGEGAEGSDHDEEFEEDEEGEPEVDPAEFEDDEAYARALQDAEEREVAARLMALAGLSDWRTVDVEHEEDHVNDPQEAWQEVDPDEYSYEELVALGEVVGTENRGLSADTLDSLPSVTYKMQDVQDGNTEQCVICRVELEEGESLIALPCKHLYHPECINQWLQINKVCPMCSAEVSTSGNKEP, encoded by the exons ATGGAAGGTTCTAAGGGGAGCGGAGGTGGCGGGGACGGGGCCGGGCCCGAAAAGCCAAGCGCCGATTCGAACCCTAGCCTGAATCCGCCCCCACCTACCGCGGCGGCTGTCGAAGCCACGGACGACGGtggcgccgcggccgcggccgcggctgcGGCCGAGGCGGCCAGGCGTCCCTTCACGGCCCTCAGCCAGGAGGAGGCTGACCTCGCCCTCGCTCGCGTCCTGCAGGAGCAG GAGCGGGCGTACATGTTGCTCCGGATGAATGGGGCCGGTGGCGAGGGCAGCGACTACGGGAGCTCTGATGCAGGGAGCTACGAGTACGACGAAGAGGGAGAGGAGGACTACGAAGAGGAACTGGAGCACCACCTCCGCGTCCACGGGCACCCCTCGGTCGATGgagtgggagagggagagggcgagggcgagggcgagggcgccgAGGGGAGCGACCACGACGAAGAGTTCGAGGAGGACGAAGAAGGGGAGCCGGAGGTAGATCCCGCAGAGTTTGAGGACGATGAGGCTTATGCGCGTGCGCTGCAGGATGCTGAGGAGCGTGAAGTCGCCGCGCGGCTTATGGCTCTAGCTGGTCTCAGCGATT GGCGAACAGTGGATGTGGAGCATGAGGAGGATCATGTGAATGACCCACAG GAGGCATGGCAAGAGGTTGATCCAGACGAGTACTCTTATGAG gagctagtCGCATTGGGTGAAGTAGTTGGCACAGAAAACAGAGGTCTCTCTGCTGATACACTTGATTCTTTACCTTCAGTAACATACAAGATGCAAGATGTTCAGGATGGCAACACAGAGCA ATGCGTAATTTGCCGTGTGGAATTGGAGGAGGGTGAATCTTTGATTGCACTTCCCTGCAAGCACTTATACCATCCTGAATGCATAAACCAGTGGCTGCAAATAAATAAG GTATGCCCAATGTGCAGTGCAGAAGTATCAACCTCGGGCAACAAGGAGCCATGA